Genomic segment of Prochlorothrix hollandica PCC 9006 = CALU 1027:
CTCCGACTCTAACCCCAGGGTTTCCAAGGGAGCCTTGACCGCAGCCAGATAGCGGGGATTATTTTGCAAATACCCTTCCCCTTCCCGCTTATTAATCACCAACTTGCCGGTACCAGGCACCAAACGAACCCGCGCCACCGCAGACTTTCTGCGCCCTGTACCCCAGTACACTGCTTTGCTTGATTGATCAACGTCTTGCATCGTTACCATCCTTAGAACAATTTAGCCAACATCAGGACTCTGCCTTGGGAATCTTCCCAACATTCAGATCCAAACACCAGATCCAGAAACCAGATCCAGAAACCAAAAGACCCAAACCCCCAGCAAACCACCGCCGCACGAGGATTCCAAGTTCAGGCTTCAACCCGTCTAGTCTTCATACGGGTCTTCATGGGTTTGAATAGCCAAGACCTCCGGCTTTTGAGCCTGGTGAGGATGGTCTGGCCCTGCATAAACCTTCAGCTTCGTGAACAGTTGGCGACCCAAACGAGTTTTGGGCAACATCCCCCGCACAGCCTGCTCAATAATACGCTCTGGGATACGAACCTGTAATTTTTCAAAGGTTTCCACCTTCATGCCTCCGGGTCTGCCAGAGTGACGGCGGTAAAGTTTCTGGCTGGCCTTACGCCCAGTCACGGCAACTTTTTCGGCATTGACAACAACGACAAAGTCGCCGGTATCCATGTGGGGCGTATAGATAGGCTTATTCTTGCCCCGCAGAACTTTAGCAATTTCACTAGCAAGACGGCCTAGGCGCAAGCCTTCTGCATCAACAACATACCACTGGCGTTCCAGGGTTACAGGATTGGGGAGATAGGTCTTATTCATTTCTTTACTGGGGTTGGATTCAGGCAGTAGACTGTCGAGGCAAACCCAGGAGCAGCAGAGCCAATCCTAGGAGCGGACAAATCTAAGGACATTCAGGGTAGAGGGGATTGAGGAGTCCAGGGATTCGAGGAACCATCCAGGGCAGGGGGAAACCAAAACCGAGGCTGGGATTGAGACAGCAAAACTGGATCAAAGGGAGACTGGGGATAACCCACACTGTTTAAACAGAGACCTTGAGCCGGGGCAGAATGCTTCACCAGATCGCGACGCTGATCAACCCAAATACGGGTAAAGGCTGCGGGACTATAGGTGCCAGCTCCCACCTGCACGAGCAACCCCACCAGGAGCCGCATCATGCCATAGAGGAACCCACTGGCCTGCACCTCAATCTCAACCAAGG
This window contains:
- the rplM gene encoding 50S ribosomal protein L13; the protein is MNKTYLPNPVTLERQWYVVDAEGLRLGRLASEIAKVLRGKNKPIYTPHMDTGDFVVVVNAEKVAVTGRKASQKLYRRHSGRPGGMKVETFEKLQVRIPERIIEQAVRGMLPKTRLGRQLFTKLKVYAGPDHPHQAQKPEVLAIQTHEDPYED